In Gossypium arboreum isolate Shixiya-1 chromosome 3, ASM2569848v2, whole genome shotgun sequence, the sequence cccaaaactcaagtgtgtgtcctttacaatgaagggagaggcctctatttatagttgagccttcccaaatccaacggtacagatcaattacatcaacggttaagattaaagtatatctacaaattaaatctctaagattacaaaatcatatcttctaagattgtatatcatatctaacattgcaatcatatctaagattgtatcatatctaagattgcatatcacatctaagattgcatatcattgaagattatatttccatatgagtcaagcttgtagatggaccttaaatcttttcaagtaatgggccattccgatcgggccaaattatatttgtaattctggactgaacttggactgaacttggacttcgtttttttggggtttattattttaaatactgaaatgggccgggcaaaattgagtgtctacagtcTAAACCCTAACAATATTACCTAAGGACAGTGAGCTACTTTACTCGCTGTTGCGAAAAGAAATGGAATCCTTTTGCGAGGGTTATCCCCTCACTTATTCTCTTGTAAGTTGAAGTCGAGTTGTTGGTACTACCTGCAAACATAGCATGTAAGGATGTTTGTAGGGCTGAAAGATTATGACTGGATGGATAAAGCAACATATTTCTGTTGGAAAACATGGTTGTGCACCAAGCTTGTAAATATGCaattaaatatgtgaatatgaagtaAACTATCTGCAAGTATATagatcaaattgtaatatagttaacCTATAATGGAATACTTGAAAAGTATTTCGAGTATTGTACCTAACGGATTACTATATTGGAAAAAATTATTACTAAATTAATTACCTAAAAATAATTACAATTGAGTTACAAATTAGAAGTGCTGGTTCAAAATTGAAATaacaataaatcaaattaaattaactaacctAAACTAACCTATCAGAATTTCCTACTCCTAGTTTCAACGATACGAGCTCCTAGCCTAGAATCAATTGAATTCCTAATTGTTAATTAAGCTATTAATTACCCTTAATTGAGAGATTTACCACCCTTAACTGAGAGTACCCTTTCGGTCTCACCCTTAAAATGTGAAAAATTCACTTCTTAATAAAAATGATAAGAAGCATCTTCGAGATAGATTATAGAATTATCCTAAAGTTTTACTTATTTTACTTCTCTTggtatattaaatttaattactttagttaaaccaataaaagaaaataaagtttctttGTATTCTAAAAAAAAGTTTTTGCCTACTACTTACTGTTTAATTTTTCATGATTCATTTTTGGTacataagttaatatgtaatgtTGGTATAGTAATACCATTTTATTTGATTTGTTTATACCTTAGAaggaaaatgaaaaggaaaaggaaaaggaaaaaaggCTTAATTACATTGAAAGGATTCATATACCAAAAAAATTCAATGTTATTAAATGTGTAAATGGGAGTATGTGCATTTATAATTGCCTAGTGAAACATTAATCTTCCAAGTAATTAGCTTCTATGTGCATAAAATCCAACATTATAACTACACCATTTGTTCCACATTAATCCTCAATATCCTTAAGTAATGTATTTTGGTCCAATACTTTGTTTTTTACTCAAATAACTAAGAATTATGTTTTTAAAAATCCTACTTTTAGCTCATCATGGAATTATTATTTGTTGAAATTattactaattatttttatttaatttttcctaaaacaatATATCACCCATACCTAAATTCTTTTCTCTCTTACACAAGAAATAACAGTGCAATTGACATAGTCATTTTGGTTTGACACATACAAAAATGTAatttaatagatataattatttcatatttgGTTTTAAATGTGATAGTATCAAATTCGTTTTAATGGTACTTTCAAGGAGAGAATTTAGATTCaaattttggagataaaattGTTGGGAGTGATAATCACAAACTATGAATGGATTACTTTTTGTGAGTAGCTAATGGGCATGGAGATACCattattccaaaaaaaaaaaatctattttattCGAAATCATGTTTTTAATGGAAATAGTTGCTATTTATTCAATTGCTAGTTGAGAAAATGAAGGGGAAAAAATTTCGTTAATAAGTTGAATGATTTACATTATGAGTTCTCTTTACTGAATGAATGGTTAAACGATTTCTTACTCCCATGCTTAAAGCTCGACCATTTGTTCATTTTCTTTATAAAGTCAATATttctctataaatatttaatttcttaatAAGGTAAGcaatgagaaaaagaaaaaaaaaggaaaaaaaatcaaatggCAGAATTCTAAAAGCTTGAATTCATGATTTCTTACATGCTTTATTGTATAATCAGATTATTGTGGGTTAACTTTCGCTTAAGCTTTTAGATAAGATGGGTGTTTTTACTTGGATGGTTGTGCCTCTGGTCTTttatgctatttttatggatgattATGTAATTGCTGATATTCTTAATGTTGATGAAAATGAACATAATTTACTTCAGCATCTGGATTTGTCCAAAGAAATGgcagaaaataaaagaaataggaGGTCTTTAACACTTTTACCTCTACTTGGTTTAGGTGCCGTTGGTGCAGCTGGTGCTGCTGTTACTGGTGTTGCTGCTTTAAAAGGTGCTTCTGCTTTAAAAAGAGCCATACACGAACATCGTGTAGCAAGAGGTGGTGGTAAAGGTGTTGGAGTTGGAGGTAATATTGGAGGACAAGGAGGGTTTGGTGGAAAAGGTGGTGGAAGTGGCAGCGGTAATATTGCTGGTGGTAAAAGTGTTGGATTTGGAGGTAATATAGGAGGACAAGGAGGATTTGGTCAAAAAGGTGAAGCAAGTAGTAGCGGTAATATTGCTGGTGGTAAAAGTGTTGGATTTGGAGGTAACATAGGAGGACAAGGAGGGTTTGGTGGAAAAGGTGGTGGAAGTGGTAGCAGTAATATTGCTGGTGGAGTAGGAGGGCAAGGAGGATTTGGAGGAAAAGGTGGTGGAAGTGGTAGCGCTAATGTTGATGGTGGAGTAGGACAAGGAGGTTTTGGTGGAAAAGGTGGTGGAAGTGGTAGCACTAATGTTGCTGGTGGAGTAGGAGGGCAAGGGGGATTTGGTGGAAAAGGTGGTAGAAGTAGTAGCGTTAATGTTGTTGGTGGAGTAGGAGGGCAAGGAGGGTTTGATGGAAAAGGTAGTGGAAGTGGTAGCACTAATATTGCTCGTGGAGTAGGAGGGCAAGAAGGGTTTGGTGGTAAAGGTGGTGGAAGTGGAGGTGGTAGTGGTAATGTTGCTGGTGGATTTGGAGGGAAAGGAGAATTTGGTGGAAAAGGTGGTGGAACTGGTAGCGCTAATGTTGCTGGTGGATTTGGTGGGCAAGGAGGGTTTGGTGGAAAAGGTGGTGGAAGTGGTAGCGCAAGTGATAGAGCTAATGTTGCTGGTGGAGTAGGAGGGCAAGGAGGGTTTGGTGGAAAAGGTGGTGGAAGTGGTAGTGCTAATGCTGCGGGTGGAGTAGGAGGGAAAGAAGGGTTTGGTGGAAAAGGTGGTGGAAGCGGTAGTGCTAATGCTGCTGGTGGAGTAGGAGGGAAAGAAGGGTTTGGTGGAAAAGGTGGTGGAAGTGGTAGTGCTAATGCTGCTGATGGAGTAGGAGGGCAAGGAGGGTTTGGTGGAAAAGGTGGTGGAAGTGGCAACGCTAATGTTGCTGGTGGAATAGGAGGGAAAGGAGGGTTTGGTGGAAGTGGTAGCACTAATGTTATAGGTGGAGTAAGAGGACAAGGTCAGTTTGGTGGAAAAGGTGGTGGAAGTGGTAGCGCTAATGTTGCTAGTGGAGTAGGAGGCCAAGGAGGGTTTGGTGGAAAAGGTGGTGGAACTGGTAGAGGTGACTTGCATTTTGGTGGTAATTTTCATTTTGGTTTAGGAGGAGGAGGAGGGTTTGGTGGAGGCAACTGATGCACATTACAAACAAAGATATTTAATTACTGAATTCTAGTTACATTTCCTTATAAATAACAACAGTTGGTTATTTGTGTTTCACTTATTTTTATTCAGTGAAACCTTAAATGAGAGATTTTGTTAATCCTCGCATGCTATGCATAGGTGGTTTGTACTATGTACTTTCCTAATATTAATGTGAATCTTTGTTATAGAGAATAAAATGAGAATAtattaaaatcttaaaaaaaatgGGTTTAAGAGTTCAGTTGCATATGAGTTTATGTTCTTACAATACCCGTTATCAAAATGATTCCAAATAAAATGTGTTATCCATaatttttaagtaatgaaatcaaattccacatataataaatatttctCTCAAATCAAaagtattatttttttaattttttttatgaatgaaatgaaatttccttttttttttttttacatccaAAGTTGTCAGTATCCCTTTGGCATATTGAAGGAATTTGAGGGTGTATTCTATGGAAAATTTCATTCTATTCATCTAGTGTATTCCTTTGCCATTAATAAGCTTGTAGTGCTCTCTCGACACCTCGATGTTGAGCTAATACATTTTTATTGCTTGGGACTATTGCCATTGAATGAATTGAAACAATATTTGTATGAAAATTAAGCAATGCCACGATTAGTGTCTACTGCTTCAGGGACTATTGAAGAAGAAATAAGAACACAACAATTTATTTACATAATTCGGTTTCTCCAAGTTTGTTGTTCCTAGAGAGACAATCCACTATCTTAACAATTTGTATAATAAGTGGTTACAAGCTTTAGCATTCGCTAGATTAGAAACCTCACTTTTTCACCTAAGATCTACATCACTCTCCTCTATGTTTCCTTCAGGAAACTTCGGCTAAAAATAAAGTAAACCACTTGATTTTACACTCCTTCATGATCAAAATAAGTGCTCTCTAATCTATATAACACCTATACTAGTCTCTTGAATGCATAAGCAACTTTGCTAGTATACTAGATCAGTTATAATCAACCTTCCATCAAAATAGCAAGATAATAAGCTCTGAGAATATCTTTAATAAGTTCTAGATAAGTCTCGAATCTTCAAGATATGTTCCCATTGTTTGTTCGATTCAGTCCAATCTCCTGAAAATAGGGAAGTTGATTTCCTCGATCTAATCCTAACCAATCTTTAAGATATGCTCCTATAATATGTTTCGATATCATAGACGGGCTAGCACACATCCAAGGTATCAGCAATGATATAAGCCCATgatttttgttttgaaaattttccaacTCCATATATGGTAAGTTTATATGGTTAAGTAGTGCTAGACATTAGTGGGTACTGCTCCTTTTCACTCCTCATAAATTTTCTcatcaatttttgaatttttaaaattaataatgttgATGTCAACTTTTTAGTTTAAGAAGGGTTTGGTGGAAAAGGTGGAGTAGGAGGGCAATGAAGGTTTGGTGGAAAAAAAGGAGGAAGTGGGAGTACTAATTTTGCTGGTGGAGTAAGAGGGCAAGTAGGGTTTGGTAGAGGTGGTGCTATTGGTGCAAGTGGTGGTGGAACAAGAGGACAAGCATGGTTTGGTAGAAATATTAGTGGAAGTGGTTGCACTAGTGTTTTTGGTGACATAGgtgtgtaacaacccaatttctaGTGGTGTCGAAAAACATAATTTCGGGATCTCGTTTTTGTAAACTGAAcccgtaaatattaaataggaaTATTTGTAGTGTTAATGTATAGATGAATTGAAATTTGAATTAGTAATTTAATTGAAATTGTGATTAATTaagatttaaggactaaattgtaagtttAATTGCTATAGATTTTTTATTAGAATAAGGATAAGGGATTTATATAGCAATTACCCAaaggattaaaataaaaaatgaacctATTTTAAATGGATGATAGTGGGATGTGATGTGAATTATCATTACTTTAAGTTAATTAAGGATTATggcttaattaattaagtttaattaaattaatttaagtaTAAACGATAAAATTGGTGAAAAAAGTTGATAAAAGCATCATTTGTTTCCTCCTTCAACCTACTACGataggaaaagagaagaaaatctTTATTTTACATTTTGGCCATCAATTAGATAAGAATTTGAAGTCCTTTTCTTGTAATACTTATAAATTCTTATAGATTTGTGatcatgagagcttgatttagctagcccatgtaccaatttgtaaaactgttaaagttttgaaAGTTTTGATTGTCGAGAATTAAATGATTTaggtattaaattgataaaaatttagCCTAgtttaagaaaaaggactaaactgtaaagcTTAACAGTGAGTTTTccacattagggaccaaattgaataaaatgaaaaactattatgaaattttagTAGGAATAGAAAATAAATGGTCCCTAATTAATATAAGTGAAAGTGGATATTAATACAAGGCTTTGGATTGATAGTTTTGCTTGTTTTGCTTTTAGGGACGAtattgaataatttgcaaaatatGCATAAATTGATAATTGGTTGTGAATTTGATGTATAATGATAGGGTgatatgttttatgattatttgtaGCTACCGTTGACATGGATTCATTGAGAGGGAGAGCGAAAGTAGTCGATGGGTAGCTAAAATTTCTGGTttgtacatttataatttaagTTGTGTGAATAGTTTGCATTTTCATGTTAATTGCATGTGGGAGTACCAAGGTTAGCAAATGGTGATAATATAGGTTATTAAATAGAGCTTGAATGTGAATTTTTGGAATAGAAGACTAAACTAAGTAAATTGCAAAATAACATGAATCGCTAGAAAAATGATATGTATTATGATTTGGGTAGAAATGTATtgaatgatataaaatatatgtgATATGATAATGAATTAGATTGTGATAGTGAAAATGATTGGAAATTGATATGTGTACTAAAATGTAAATGGAATTGAATATTGATACCTATTATCTAATCGGGTGGAGTcgaatatagttgacatgtcataggattgGTTTGTGTACAAATTATGTGCCAGGATGCACTTTATGTGTCATGATGTGTTATTATCGCATTAATAATGTAGCACCTTACCCCCAGCTTAGACGTTTTGGTCAAATCTTGAGGTATTACGCTTCCTGTTTAGTAACCCAAATTAAAATCTAGCTTTGGAAATCGTGTTATCTAGCAATAGTCTTACATGTTTTTTTTAGAAATCACGCgcaaaacttatttattttacaaaaaaatcacttaatttgATACTTAATGTTGTAGCAAAAATTTTGGAGTTGATAATTTGAAAACTGTGATTTTAATAAGTGAAAACATATTATTTTACTGATTATTGAAAACAAAATCCACCAAAAAATCCAAAAATTGAAGAATAAGTCCAAAACATTTATACAATCCAGAATTAAGGTTTCgtttgtttcactgaaaatgacTTCCAAAAAATGATTTctagaaaatgatttacttttctggaaaaTCTAATATTTTcaggtgtttggatgaatctgtgtaaaatattttttgttgtttggtgatttcttaaaaatatttcataaaagttgttttcaattaaacaaacatacatttgagatttttttatttttcattgtttaattgaatttttatctataattttatattttacattgtttttgcatatattaaaaatattatgttaaattgattaattacgtcatttttaattatatgactactaagtgagtatttttatttaaaatgtgacatcaacaaaattgaaaaaaataatgatgtcaataattggatttgatttttaaatttgaaaagtaaatggactaaatttttagaaataaaagtaaaagactaaattacaaatcatGAAGTATAtatagacttatgacatattttaacctttatattacaaaacatttattattaatatatttataattgtaataaatatttattattgaaatattaatgttgaatattttcaataatatgtgaataatattatttaaaattatcattttaaaatttattattaaaataaaattgaaatattaaataatttattaaaataataaattgaaatattaataatgtattatatgaccaaatataaataattaaatatgtatgtttaataatattaaaaaataatattttaaatattttaaaataaaaataaaaattattattaatataataatattaagcttgatttaagttaatttttatataaaaattaaaattatctacAGATGAGCTCTTTTCCGGGAGTCATTTTCCGTTGACCAAACTATTTTCTGTGAAACAAACACAGGAAAATGCAGAAAATATTTTCCGTAAAAccttttacatgtaaacaaacggACCCTAAACTTAAAATTGTGTTCTTTTTAATTAACCTGAATCTAATTCAAGCTCCCACACGTCGCTCGATTAGATGTTTACTAATTACCTGAGAAGATGAAATTTTTTGGGTGAGGTAACAAAGCTCAGTGTACAACTTAGCCCACATACAAAAGTAGATAACAGGCAGTCAAATAGAAATCAATAATTGAACAAACACGAATGGCATGATTATGTCAATGCagaattttttagaaaaacaCAATGCATATTTTCAGAAAGTATTCCTACCAAACTCTGCTACACATCAAATAGAGTTACCCAGAACTTGTCCAGCCAAAACACACCAACATATAGTTGTGGAACAATGCCACTAGAGTAACAGATAAATTGCCAGAACATATATGGGTGGTCGAACCACCATAATTGTAGTcaagctgccagaacagatatgtGGTTATACCAACTGATAGTGCAGATCATTAAAACTTCCTCCTTACAATATCATCGCTACCCCATGCAATGTGACATGGCATGCAAATTCAGAATTAGAATAGTAAGCATGTTGAACATGCAATCATATATTTAACAGAAATCAGTAGGcatgaaatttcatgctttgcaGAACAGATATGTCCGACTTCAATAACAACAAATCAATTAAATCAGAATAGCAACAACGTCATATGCTATGAGAATTGGAACAAAACATAACTAATCAATAATCGTATATACTTAGCTAATAAGAAACATGCTAACGATGCTCACAGAAGTAGCACATACAGAAGCAAAATAtcaaatttcatatttaaaagtcatacatatcacattACAGCTCCTACGAAGTGGCTAACCTCGAATTGCACTTCAACTATGACCCTAACCAAAATATACAGAAAATGATGCttatgtggcccacacggcctagcacacacccgtgtggcctacacagcCTACTTAGCCCAACTTATGTGatccacatggctgtgtggcatCGATAGTGAGTTTTTTGATTCTGCTTGTTCGCTATTTTTCAAGATTATCGTCATACACCTGATTGTTTCTGAAACACGACATTACAACACACTTTCACACTTTCAGATCCTAAAACAACAATCAAAATAACTAATTAGCAACCATATCAAATCCGAATTAATCACTCAGCCTTTACTCGATTAGAGTATTCGACCACAACCGTTAGGGCTTGTCTACCATAGCAACAACATACCTAACGAGTCCTTAAACTGTAGTATGCGATTTTTTACCCAAAGGTGCAACAATTCCTAACACATAATTCACCGACGGAGTGTCTGTCACAAAATCTCCACCTAATAGAACACAAAACAATTACATCACCCGATTGGCCAATTAATCAAAATCATCTATCACCCTTGGAGAACACACGAAAACAAAATTCCTAAATGAAATACATGGAACTTACCAAATGATAAATCGACCGTAATGAAATGTCACAAGAGCAGGGGACAGCCAAAAGAACACTAGGATTAACAACACTTAGAATAACAATAATGTAATCGAAGGTAATTGGAACGTAGCaaagagaaggaaaaatgatAGAAGGGAATTTTTTCCCGAGAGTCAGTATagcaaaatggaaaaaaaatgagcatgggaGAAGTGGAGAAAGAATAGGGACGGCAGAAGGAGAGAAGTGGGAGAGAGAAAATCGCTAGGGACTGTTTTGTGGAGAAAAATTAAGAGATTATCTCTCCAGTCCCACAAACTCCTCCCTTAATATCATCAAATTAGGTTGTTTTGAATTCAAATCCGACTCAAACAATGAGCATGGACAACTCAACAAAGAGAAgcaaaaataatttcatttttttgtaCACCACAAGATTCAAACATGAGACCAATTGATAAGCTAAAATTTTACCACTAAACCAATAAGCTCATCCTTGTTAACGAACTAACAAGAATAAAAGAGAACCCTTACAAGCCAAGTCAAATATAGATTCAAAAattaatagaaaaattttaaagaaaaaaaatttgaacaCAAGCCCTCAAACACATAactaaaacacttaaccactaaaccaaattaaaatacttaACATGATTTCTACAACATTTATTTCAAAAACAAGACGTGACCACTCTCGACTTACTAACTAAATTTTTGCTAATCCGATTTCTGAGATGTAACAAATAAGGtagaaaatttcaaattaagaaaCTATCCTAAGCAACTATTCCCATCACCGAAACATGAAACTTTTATTAGTGTAAATCGACccattttgaaaataattttctattaAGATTGAAATATTGATAGTCCGGTAGATGATTCAGATTTCACTTAATCATTTCTACTCAAACAATCacattttccaattttaattaattattattgccATTATTTTACCACCTATTTTTACTGAAGcaattttctaaataaaatttcaatCTACTTATAATCAAAACATACATCAAATCCTAAGAATTCATCCGAGTTTAATGGTTTTATAAATTACTCCCCACATTGAAGAATCTTATTCATCTCATCCTTGAACAAATAACCAATTATTTTAGTCTCAAATTAAGATTTTAATTATACACAAATATGACTACAaatgattattatttttaaaacaaacaaCTCAcatgatatattaaaataataaggtGAATATTTGGTACATTAGTAATGTATTTTTTTAATTCTACAATTAAAGTTATAAATTTATCATGtgttctatttatttttttaatttttattacacCTTATATACATTTTTCGTCGTCTCAACCCTACCCGTGGAACTTTTAAATTTCACTAACAttgtatcaaatattttctcaaacaATAAATACACAAATATATAAACTAATAAGCTCgagtaaatatataatattatttgaaaTGGATAAATATATATACCCCAGGGATCTGTAGGCAAAGATTCAATCTAGATAAAGCCAAAGTGCCAAAAAATGAATAAGTTGGGTTGCTGGTGGTGGTGGGACGAACTGCTTCCTTTATCGGATCGATTCACTATTGTCGAATTCAAATTGAATTTGGTTCACCTAAATCCAGTCGGCTCAGACTGACTTGGGAAGCTTCGCCCAAAGCTTCAAAATAGTGCATTTAGCTCAGAAGTAAATTAGAAAACCTCCTTTGGCTAATATGCTAAATGAGACACCAAAATGATCcactcctcctcctcctcctcattCTTTCGAACAAGATGACGAAACTTGAGACTAATATTTCGAACAAGATACTCTGATTTAGCTTTGGTGACCACTTGATCATCTTGGTTTCTAATATGCTTCCCTCATCATCTATTGTCCTCTTTGGACCGTCAGGACTTGAATGAAGACCACGATTGACTCCAATGAAGCATTGGTCGAAAGTAGTGGTTTCTTTTTCTCCCcttttcatttttcttccttAGATACTAACTTTGGTTTTCTTTTTATTCCTCTCTTCCTCTGTTGCAGGTTTAGGTTCCAGGGATTTTGTGGGTTATACGGGTTGCAATGGTATAGGCTTTGTAACCCCCCAAAATTCTTTAATTTCTGGATTTATATTTGTGTTAAGTAAGTTCATCTTATTTAGTGGTTAATTGTAATGTTTATATGACCGAAGTTCTGTATTTGAACCCCTGTTATTAAATTTTGGTACTTTTATTTCATCACCTACTTGTCAATGTTAAGGTTATCTTTAATTTTTCGTGAATGGTTGTAAGAATGAGTTTATTAGTTTGATGGTTAAGCATTTTCCATTGTtgattaaattcaaatttttagTGGCTGAATAGGATAATAACTTACCAGATTTGTTAGGAATGAGTAAGTTAATATTTTgttctttttaaaaacaaaaggaaaataaCCCTAAACTTACTCCCCAAGTTTACTGTCGAACTCCCCACAATTGTCATTCTTcacattttcttttttccatttttatttgtTGTTTCCACTCTCCaacatttttttttgtcttttcctATTTTTTCAATTTCACTATTTTTGATTCCTTTGGCCGTTGTTTGTTTTTGCCATACCTCAGTTGTGTCACCGATTCTATAGTGTTGTAGTCTTCTGTGCCATGCTTTCGAGTGTGTA encodes:
- the LOC108475306 gene encoding glycine-rich cell wall structural protein-like encodes the protein MGVFTWMVVPLVFYAIFMDDYVIADILNVDENEHNLLQHLDLSKEMAENKRNRRSLTLLPLLGLGAVGAAGAAVTGVAALKGASALKRAIHEHRVARGGGKGVGVGGNIGGQGGFGGKGGGSGSGNIAGGKSVGFGGNIGGQGGFGQKGEASSSGNIAGGKSVGFGGNIGGQGGFGGKGGGSGSSNIAGGVGGQGGFGGKGGGSGSANVDGGVGQGGFGGKGGGSGSTNVAGGVGGQGGFGGKGGRSSSVNVVGGVGGQGGFDGKGSGSGSTNIARGVGGQEGFGGKGGGSGGGSGNVAGGFGGKGEFGGKGGGTGSANVAGGFGGQGGFGGKGGGSGSASDRANVAGGVGGQGGFGGKGGGSGSANAAGGVGGKEGFGGKGGGSGSANAAGGVGGKEGFGGKGGGSGSANAADGVGGQGGFGGKGGGSGNANVAGGIGGKGGFGGSGSTNVIGGVRGQGQFGGKGGGSGSANVASGVGGQGGFGGKGGGTGRGDLHFGGNFHFGLGGGGGFGGGN